Proteins from one Mugil cephalus isolate CIBA_MC_2020 chromosome 15, CIBA_Mcephalus_1.1, whole genome shotgun sequence genomic window:
- the LOC125021754 gene encoding protocadherin alpha-C2-like isoform X2 translates to MAVAGICNWIGNNVPFYFVIFSLFCGLSFGQLRYSIPEELENGALVGDLAHDLGLDIRKLPTRKIKITSNSGKRYVIVNPKNGKLLVNERIDREALCDLSSTCLINLEVMVENPTDVHHVEVEIVDANDNAPQFPRDEYQLEITESALPGSRYPIENAQDPDIGSNSIRMYQLSTNDHFALVSNKPSLNTKHIELVLKKPVDREQTPYHQLILSAVDGGTPEKTGTAKINIRVLDSNDNVPQFDSSVYKVKLLENSPKDTLVIKLNATDLDEGTNGEVYYSFSSYTPERVRQMFSMDTNTGEIRVRSNVDYEETNSYEMYIQAMDKGPGAVAAHCKVVVEVVDVNDNVPQIVLSSLSSPVREDARADTVVALISVTDRDFGANKQVSLEIPAGLPFKIKSFRNYYTLVTSAFLDRETTDAYNVTLSATDGGNPPLSSQKTIQVDVADVNDNPPRFEQTSYTVYVAENNAPGASLCTVKAQDADIKENARITYTVLNDNNHGIPVTSYVSVKADTGEAYALRAFDYESLREFHFQVKAQDGGIPPLSRVATVYIYVMDQNDHAPLIVNPPGNGTRSLETVQKNAEPGALVTKVVAYDADAGPNAWLVYVMETATDLDLFKVHEHTGEIRTTRRILEDNSTSFTLTVVVKDHGQPTLSSTATINVAVMEVPPKVAPDPKRIIRPHSTLLFSNVTLYLIVALSATTFVFLVTVVVLAIVRCHAYCTQPGSCSPCCVSQKPPPDGGSSSVSAGGGGGGAAGGQPNNNVVLRRDLKVEPHYIEVRGNGSLTKTYCYKTCLTATSGSDTFMFYNTGRPISGTWGSGADRFFTSGSGFVRRLSMPDASLQICPEPKAPNADWRYSASLRAGMQSSVHMEESSVMQGAQGMLVQNWPTVSSAADGEDGGDLSPPVGAGVDSKSWHFRYGPDQGYGPPQK, encoded by the exons ATGGCTGTGGCGGGGATATGCAACTGGATAGGGAATaatgtgcctttttattttgtgatattttccttattttgtgGCCTTTCCTTTGGACAGTTGCGTTATTCTATTCCAGAAGAACTGGAAAATGGGGCATTGGTCGGTGATCTGGCGCATGACTTGGGGCTGGATATTCGAAAGCTCCCCACCAGAAAAATCAAGATAACCTCCAACAGTGGCAAACGGTATGTGATTGTTAACCCCAAAAATGGGAAATTACTTGTCAATGAGCGGATTGACAGGGAGGCACTGTGCGATTTATCCAGCACCTGCCTCATTAATCTGGAGGTGATGGTCGAAAATCCCACTGATGTGCACCATGTCGAGGTGGAGATTGTGGATGCCAATGACAATGCGCCGCAGTTCCCCAGAGACGAGTATCAATTGGAAATCACAGAATCTGCGTTGCCTGGTTCTCGTTACCCGATTGAAAACGCCCAAGATCCAGATATTGGGTCCAATTCCATCCGCATGTATCAGCTTAGCACAAACGACCATTTCGCGCTGGTGTCCAACAAACCCTCCCTGAACACAAAGCACATCGAGCTTGTGCTCAAAAAGCCCGTTGATCGCGAACAGACGCCTTACCATCAATTAATTTTAAGTGCTGTGGATGGTGGGACACCAGAGAAAACAGGGACGGCCAAAATCAATATACGCGTCCTGGACTCAAATGACAATGTTCCCCAATTTGACAGCTCCGTGTACAAGGTGAAGCTGCTGGAAAATTCCCCCAAAGACACCCTGGTGATTAAACTGAATGCAACTGATCTGGACGAGGGCACAAACGGAGAGGTTTATTACTCCTTCAGCAGCTACACTCCGGAAAGAGTGAGGCAGATGTTCAGCATGGACACTAATACAGGAGAAATAAGAGTGAGGAGCAATGTTGACTATGAGGAGACCAACTCTTATGAGATGTACATTCAGGCGATGGACAAGGGCCCTGGGGCCGTGGCAGCACACTGtaaggtggtggtggaggtggtggacgTGAATGACAACGTCCCTCAGATAGTGCTGTCATCTCTGTCAAGCCCTGTGAGGGAGGACGCCCGTGCAGACACAGTTGTGGCCCTCATTAGCGTTACTGATCGAGACTTTGGCGCCAACAAGCAGGTGAGCTTAGAGATCCCAGCGGGCCTACCGTTCAAGATCAAGTCATTCAGAAATTACTACACTCTGGTTACCTCAGCCTTCCTGGACCGCGAGACCACTGATGCCTACAATGTCACTCTGAGTGCCACAGATGGAGGAAATCCCCCTCTATCCTCCCAGAAGACCATCCAGGTGGATGTGGCTGATGTTAATGACAACCCACCACGATTTGAACAGACTTCATATACAGTCTACGTGGCTGAGAACAATGCCCCTGGGGCCTCTTTGTGTACTGTGAAAGCTCAAGATGCAGACATCAAAGAGAACGCACGCATCACCTACACAGTGCTCAATGACAACAACCATGGCATTCCTGTCACCTcatatgtgtctgtgaaggCCGATACAGGGGAGGCTTATGCCCTGCGAGCCTTTGACTATGAGTCACTGAGAGAGTTTCATTTCCAGGTCAAAGCCCAAGATGGGGGCATTCCTCCTCTCAGCCGTGTCGCCACTGTCTACATCTATGTAATGGATCAGAATGACCATGCCCCGTTGATAGTCAACCCTCCTGGCAATGGCACACGCTCCTTGGAGACGGTACAAAAGAACGCAGAGCCTGGTGCCTTGGTGACCAAAGTGGTGGCGTATGACGCAGACGCTGGTCCAAATGCTTGGCTGGTGTATGTGATGGAGACAGCCACCGACCTGGACCTGTTCAAAGTGCACGAACACACAGGGGAAATCAGGACCACTCGGAGGATCCTGGAGGACAACTCCACCTCCTTTACTCTGACTGTTGTTGTGAAGGACCATGGCCAGCCCACTCtctcctccaccgccaccatCAACGTGGCTGTCATGGAGGTGCCACCAAAGGTGGCCCCCGACCCCAAGAGGATCATCCGACCTCACAGCACACTGCTTTTCTCCAACGTGACCCTCTATTTGATCGTAGCTTTGAGTGCCACAACCTTTGTTTTCCTGGTCACCGTGGTGGTGCTGGCCATCGTCCGCTGTCACGCCTACTGCACCCAGCCGGGGTCCTGCTCTCCTTGCTGCGTGTCACAGAAACCCCCTCCAGATGGTGGGAGCAGCAGCGTAAGTGCCGGCGGAGGGGGAGGCGGCGCGGCCGGGGGGCAACCCAATAACAATGTGGTGCTTCGCAGAGACCTCAAAGTGGAGCCTCACTACATTGAAGTGCGCGGGAATGGCTCCCTAACGAAGACTTACTGCTACAAGACCTGCCTGACAGCCACCTCTGGCAGTGACACTTTCATGTTCTACAACACAGGACGGCCCATCAGTGGCACTTGGGGCAGCGGTGCTGATCGTTTCTTCACCAGTGGAAGTGGATTTGTACGGAGACTGAGCATGCCTGATGCCTCGCTGCAAATATGCCCAGAG CCAAAAGCCCCGAATGCTGACTGGCGATATTCTGCGTCTTTGAGGGCAGGGATGCAGAG